The genomic interval CCGCTTGTCGATCTTATAGTGGATGGTTCTATTCAGGGCGTTGCCGTGCTTGCCGGTTGTTTGTCCTCAAAGATTCAAACAGACATGAGTTTTGTTATCATGGCAAAGGAGCTTTTAAAGAATAACGTTTTGGTCCTTGCTACAGGCTGCGCGGCAACGGCATGCGCGCGTCACGGATTACTGACAGGAGAGGCGAAAAAATATGCAGGTGATTCTTTGCGGGGTGTTCTGGAAACAATAGGAAAAACCTCTGGATTAAATGGAAGCATCCCCCCTATCCTTCACTTTGGTTCATGCGTGGATAATTCACGCTGCGCTGTATTGGCTTCAGCCATTGCAGATTATCTGAACACATCCATCGATAAGCTCCCTCTTGTTGCAAGCGCCGCCGAACATGTTGTGGAAAAAGCGGCCGCTATTTATATGGGGGTTATGGCGCTTGGAATTACCACACACATTGGTGTAACGCCAAAGCTTGGAGGTTCTCCGTATGTAATTGATATGCTCACCAACAAACTGGAAAGTATCACCGGCAGCACATTAATCATTGAAATCGACCCTGTTGAATCGGCAAAAAAGATGATACATCATATTCAAAAGAAAAGAAGGGCATTGGGGATATGATAATTTTCAACACATCAGTACCTTAGTCAGCAATCTACAGTCGGCAAATTGCAGATTGAGGACTGAGGATTGAGGACTGCAGACTGTTTTCGTGTTTGTTTGGCTATGGCAGCTTAATGGGTAAGAAAGAGGTGTATGATTCAGGCACAGGGCAATCGCATCATAACGGAAATCTTTTTGGTACTTTACAAAAATAATCGTCACCCCATCCGGCCATTCATTTTTTAGTACCAATATAGTTTTAGAAAAAACCAATAGTAGCGATGTTTGCCGCATATTGTAGGGGAGAAGCATTTGCTATAAATTGTTATAAATGCGTTCATGCCCAAACCGGCAAATGTTTAGCCCCTGCTTTTCCAAAAAACTAAAGTGTTACTCCGCATGTCATTTTATTATGTGTAACGTCCCAGTTGAGCGGTACCGGCTACAAACAGAACCGAGAAGCGCCGCGGCCGAGTCACGGCATCCGCCTCGAACGTAATGTTATACATCTATCTTTGTGGAAATCCTCAAAGACTTCACTACTCTATTCCAACCAGAAAGCTTTCTAAAGTGGACGGGTCGGTTCCGGTTTCCGTTCATAATAATCATAATTATAAGTAGGTGACTATGGTCACATCTTAAATAATAAATATTAAGAAAAGAAATTGGAAAATCTTTACAGGCTATCACGAAATACAATACAAATTCACAAATTTCCTTTTAAACATTCATTGTTTTTTCCCACCCGCTATTCTTTTATGCGAAAATTAACCTGCCTTTAGGTTCGGGAACATGACGTCCTAATTCCTTAGCAGTCTCTAGCCAATCTTTGATAACAATTTCAGCATTACTGAGCGCCTCCTGATATGTAGCTCCATCGGCTGCACAGCCTGGCAATTCCGGAACTTCTGCAATGAAGGCATGATCCTCTACGCTCCAGTAGATAATTATTTCATATCTGCTCATTTTCTTTGTCTCCCAACTTGTATTTTAATATTATATTGC from Candidatus Kuenenia stuttgartiensis carries:
- a CDS encoding type II toxin-antitoxin system HicB family antitoxin, translating into MSRYEIIIYWSVEDHAFIAEVPELPGCAADGATYQEALSNAEIVIKDWLETAKELGRHVPEPKGRLIFA